TGTGAGCCACAAaagatgagacttttttttgacatgcacAAAACTTTACTGGCAACTGAATGTTTTCATAGAAAACAACGACCGAAGTGGACAGAAATGCACCCACATGTTGTACGGTGCTGCCCAATCAATTCtggctttgttcatcttttcgtCCACATTGGTGAAAGactcactgtttgtgtttctaccCCGTAAACTCGACTCGCCACCTGACGTTTGCCCCAACGTACAAAGAATGTACTCATTCCATGAAGAGGGAACTAATGGCATCTAGCATTTACATCGTGATTAGAAACTTATATTAGCTGATTGACTGGGTTATGAACAGGACCCTCCACTGCTCTTCATCGGACTCAGAACTCAGGCAAATCTGTTTCTATTACAAAGATTAAATGAAGTACTCCtattcaaattatttttgttgattATTATTTGGATACTAGTGGCTAACTAAACTATGATGCAAATATTTAATAGCGATTAATTGtatgatttatttagttaatgCAAACTACTTCCACTTGTGTTTAAGATGGACCTGGAAGAGATATTTTCAACTTTCGACTTTTTAttataatagtttttaaattatttaccGTGACTGCACTTCAGATTTTGCTTGCGTTCTACAGTGTAACTGCTGCTTTGATTAGTGCCACATTTTGGCTGAGGTCATTTTAACAGAATGTGCCCGCATTATAAAAAGATGGGGGGAAACACGGTGGAGTACATATGAGACTATGTAAACATGTCGGCCGCCTTACCTGGGCTTTTCAGCAGGTCCCATCATGCGCTTGCGGAAGAAATCCTCCCTCTTCTTTTGCATGATCTCATCAGGAGTCAGGCCCTGGTTGCCATTCTCAACCGTTTTCTGGCCGGGGGACGAGGCCTTGCCTGGATCCCCTTTGACAGGCTcagctgcaggagctggaaAAGATCATATTATGAATCCACCGAGACTGAAATCATGTCACAATGGCCATTTGAAGGAAgcattttaacaacaacaaagggaGCTTACCCTCCTTTTTGGTATGTTTATTCTTCTTGCCACCTTGTTCCTTGCCTTTGTCCCCACCCTTCGTCTCAATCATTGACTTCACAGTTTTTTGGGATTTCTCAGACTCCTTAAAGGTTCGCATCTGAGCGGGACTTCGAGCTTTACAGCTTTCCTCCGCCTCTCTTTTGTTGAACATTTGATGTTGCATGGgtaggaaagaaaagaaaacttggTTAGTGAAGCATCTACGATCTTTGTTTTGGTAGAGTTACATTTTTGATTTAGCTTCATTGGCAGCTATTTCTCACAGATTTTGAAGTGCTCTGATAATAATTCACatgaatgtaatttaaatagCTACGTTGCTGTAGTTCTTTTATTAGTCAAATCTGGCAACAGGAAGGGCGACGCTTTCTGTCTTTACCTAAGCAGCATCTTGAAGTCACTCTCAAATTCAAAGCTGTTGTTGAGAAGCTTCAGTGCTCCCTTTTGCTCCAGCTCATTCTTATAACGATCCCTGAAGTGAAGCTGCACGTCATCTATAAACTTGTCCACGTACGTCAGCGTCAGGATCTTTTGAAAACCCACCTGGCCAAAaacaggagggggagggaaaaaggaaaaagaagaaaggttACGATCACCATCAGCAAcacagcaaataataaaaacaactaacaGTTTTCACACGTTTTTatatgtgtttgagttgatacACTGTGTAACTGGAAAACTTACCACGAAAATTAACTCAAACTCATTGTCGAGTTTGTATTTTAGACTCAGGGCCTCGTGAGTAAACGAATTGTTCCCACTTCGCtcctgcataaaaaaaaagaaaaaaaagccttaaacaACTAAACATACGGTTCTGCtacagcacaggtgtcaaacataaggtcCGCAGGCCAAAAGCTGCCCATCCCGAGGGTCAGGTCTGGCCCGCAGCATGAACTTGCAAATTGTGAAATTTACACAGAAATCTgcaatttttttaatgaaaataactgctatcccTAATTTGTCTACTGTTTTAGtgagagaagtggacagaacacaagaCTTACACTGAGAACTTAACAGCAGACAGCAAAGTGCCAAAATTGTACTCATCTTTCTtaacaaatttcatttttttaaggatagtttattaaagaTTCTACTAATTTGCTTGTTCTGATATTGTTCTACTAATTTACTTGCTCTCTTGTTGCTCTcttgctattgtgttactgatgTGGCCCGCTTGAGATCATTGCTGGGCTGAgtgtggcccccaaactaaatGAGTTTGATGCCCCTGTGCTACAGCTAGCCGCCTGGGCCTTCTGACCGTAGAAGTCACTATATCACTGGTAACAATTAAACCTCATCATGTACATTAGAACAATGCGTTTTGGGGCATTTCCatacattaaaaagtaaactgtTTACTATACAAACGTTGCGCAATAAACTAGCGTCGGCTAACagttagccttagccttagcttCCCCAGCCATATTGACAGCTGCTTGATATGAGCCGACTGTTACCGGGGCTCACCTGGAGGATCACAGAGCGGATCAAAGCGTTGACCGGCCCCGTGAAGGACTCGGAGACCCCGGCTCCCtgaaaacaccacaacacaatcCCTCCTTTGCTGAAGATGGTGAAGAAATCTAGCATCTTGCCACCGCGTAcctgagatttaaaaaaacgaaacaacacacatacactaaaCTAAATGGTGAAACAGATATTTGAATGGCCCGGTTGATCTTTAAAATGCCCGTGTCTGCTCTTGAAACAATCCAGTCTTACCGGATAATACTTAAACTGACAGTAAATCCCGATCACGAGTGAAGCCCACCACCACAACTGTTTTCGACACGTCAGATGCAGAATGAGGAAGTGACGCGCTCTTCCGGTAACCCCCCCAGCCCCTCCCCCTTTCTACCTAGCTTTAGCGCATGCGCACATGGTCGTCCTGTTGTGGGACTTgtggtttctgtttcattacCATATTTATGCACGAAACTAAATGTTAAGTGTAACAATTTGAAGTAAATATATCGAGTGAATGTAACTTTATTTGTCATCCACCTCCCACGTAATCACGTAAAagcgtgttaaaaaaaaacttgttcaacacaaatatatattgACTTCCTCTTGTCTCTCAGCATGACTGTTTTTAGTGTCATACTAATTGCCTTGTGGGGAAGCTGCAAATCCCTGAGAAGTGGATGATCAACGGACTGTCTCCGCTCCCTAAACAACAACACTCTCAGCCAACTCTCTCCGACAATTAAACCACAGATGAGAAACAATATTTCATTGTTCGTACAcagtgaaaaataacaataaaaataatcttgaatcttaaataaatcatatcTTGCTTACAAATATTGAATTGTGTAAGACATACTCAGGAACCTAACCTGTCTTACTCATGAAGGTTTTCATGAAGAAATGGCTAGTCAGTAAATAAACatatggaaataaataagtagTAATAAACCTGAGGGGTTGGCTTGACCACTCATGATAAGTGGATTTTACATGGGGCTTCTTTTAGAATCTATTTCTGCTACTTCTGCACACaaggcagttttttttgtggcaaatGGAATACacttaaataaagtaaatttaacATGTTCCtcttatttgtttccttttcacaAAGGGTTAACTTCTTGCTCAATGAAGtataaaaaaagtttgagaaatTTTGCATTTGACATTTGACTGCAGGCTAGGGGGTGTCTTTTTCAGTAGCTTGTTGCTTCCTCTTTTATATGACGAGGTCAGTGAGTTTGTGTCTGATGCTGTTGGAACAGCTATTTCTCCAGCTTCTCCCTCAGAGTAATGCATGTAGGCAGCAGAGAAAACTCTTCTAATGGAGCGTTAGCCATGTATTTACTGGTAGATTTTTTGAAAGGAGCTAATGATGTTAACAACATGCATGGTAAGTTAAAGTACCCATCATTTCTCTGTTATGTACacgtggtctttttttttttaacagtttttgcTTGCATAATTGTGTGCTATGCGTGTTGTTCATGGTACCCTTTATGGCAGCTAAACTAGGAACGATTCACATCAAGTGAAAGAAATATGTATTcaggttgatcttttttttttcaggattgCTCCAAAAACTGAAATCAAGAGTATCTTTATCAACACAGCATGAACAGGAAGCCAGAGTGACAAAAAACTCGGGCACTTCTGCTGTCTCAGCGgcgccatcatcatcatcatcatcatcatcatcgcagAGGACGACTTGTCCGACTAAGGAACAGTTACCTGTTGTTCTGAGCTCTGCCTCGAGGTGGAAGCGGAAATATGACGTGTTTGTGTGCCATAGCTCTGCCCACAGTGACGTTGAAGAGGCCACACGCCTGGTCTCATTCCTTGAGACTTCACCCCGCAACCTCCGGTGCTACTTGTGGCAGAGAGACAATTGTCCAGGAGGCGCAATTTCCACAGAGTTCTGCCAGGCCATGCAGAACAGTCACTTGCGGGCTTTGCTTATCACTCCCAGCTTCGTGCAGGACGACTGGTGCAACTATATGATGCACCAGGCTCTGGCAGAGGGACCTATGTCCAATAGGATGATCCCTCTTATTCAGAACCTGTCCCACTCCCAGTACCCCCAGGAACTGAAGTTCTATTACTACATCGACCTGAGCAAGAACCCAGAAGGCTATACTTTTGTCAACAAAACTGTACTCAAGTGTaagtcactgaaaaaaaatatgttctcTAGGCCAGTGTCATGAACATAAAGTGGCCATTGATTGTAAATATAAGACAACTGCCTATTCCTTCTGTTAGGAGGTTTGGTTACTTCTAAATACAGCAAAAAATCAAAAGTAGTTTTGGAAGAGAAGCCATCTTTATTAATCTCCTCTTATCATCTTCCACAGACCTCGAAGAcctgattaaaaaagaaaagattcttGATTGCAATGTGGACAGATCTGGCGGTGGATTAGACGGAGAAGGTATGCCACAGGGAGACAAAATCACGCCAGAGTCCGCTGGGACTTCTATTCCGTTGGATATGAAACAGGAGAGAGATAAAAGCCTCGGTGACGCTTGTTAGGATCATCATAAACAGTGAAGGATGTGAGTGGAGAAAAAGACTGCTGCAGCTACAGACTGTTTTGCTTTCACACAGTGCAGGTGATGTTAAGGAAAGCTAAGCTAGcggttttgtcattttttttttgtgcattatcACCTATGAGTGAGTATACGTGGTGAGGATGTTCTGTATCAGATTTACAAAAATGGAGTACACATAAAGTTGATCTGCATAGTTTCTGAGCTTGTAAGCTTGTGACCCATGAATCTGATCAATTACAGGCTATAACTTAAAGTGAGAAGTGGACATCAACATACAGCATGCTGTAACAGGACATAGTGTGTGCCACTAGGTGGCTCCCTTTAAAGACCTTTCATTGCAGTATCTTGTCTTTGGACAGGAAAATAGAGGAACAATATGTCAGTATAAAAATATGTGAGAGGagcatcaaatgttttatttgataaTGACTTCAGGACATTTAAATCATACTTACAAgataaaacagcagcaaaacatgttcttcttcttattgAATTTATTGAGTCACCCTAATGCATGCATCACTTCCACATAGTTAATATTGGGTTAATTGGTATCTCTtaacaccagtcagccacagcAATTACAAccacactgacaggagaagtaaatcacattgacATCTGGTCACAATACAATGTTGTGCTGAGGCATCGCCACTCaatgacaccaacacacacaaaaacagtttaggaacatctaaaaaaaataaaaaataatttaagacagcacaaggtgttgacctgaggCCTGAAGCACCAAGCAGGATTGCGGACTTggcgaggtaacttcagggttaaccctgggtttccggtatcacaAAACTGGATTATCcaaaaaaaagcgttgaataaggtcagctggacttgtagaatttcttgaaagCCGCTGCTGACCTTATTCagcgcttttttggattaccatgacctggatgactgagaaccttcacagacatgaagCTGGATTAATTCTTATCGAGGTACGTTACCAAGGTAACTTAACGGTAAACCTGACTtgggtcagggtaactttcaggatttatctgaacccattaaaaggctccacccaccgaccaatcagctgttcgggaaAGAATCACGTGCCCTTTCATTTAAAACCCAATTGAGATTTTAGCCCAAATCATGGGAAGAGCGTTACGGCATGAACACATCTCCCACGCAAAGAATAGAgtatattttagccatttgtccccgctacgctcaaacacagctcaaaatcaggataatttaattcaggccaacaacttgatctattgatatgatgtaattgtaATTATTGTATCCCATGTAACTTTAtggaattaagaaatccaactccccagatgaaatgatgtttttgtgcttggtttttatctgcttccACATCCTTTgtactccagaggggttacatctggagGCATGACACTAATTGTCATACACGTGATTCATCTGTGCAGCGCAGTGACTGGGTTTCGTGACtgcgttaaatgtaaactaactGAGCCATTGATGTATAATTTTCtgcatttatgcaatctgcaatcctttgcCATGCCTTATGGCGTCTCTTCAGTGCAGCCGCGGCGTTTGACTTTTCGAGATTTCGACTGATATTTACgttattttcttcatatttgaggagaatcagtctttgctcctttttgctggcggatcagcgctcatgattgtgattggtctgcttttttaatttttatttttttgtttttgtatatatataaatgcagcATAATCCTCCCATTTCCCCATCCCCCTAAACATTTCGCACCACAGTGAAAGATCCTTGATAATCTCTTCTTTTGTGGCAAGCCAACATTATATCATGAAAATGCAGACTAATCTTTAAAAGGCACAGATGTTCTGCGAGGCTTTGGTTTGTAACCATTGTAAACCCTTgtaacatacacacacgcgtAGTGAGTTATCAGGCTCCGGAgaacacatttcaaaaaaaaaaaaaaaaaagacatgaaaggcacttaaatttaacatttatatcatTAATAATCACATTGTACCAGAtgttgcgtgttttttttttctttttctttttctttttaatgcattGCTGTTCATGTGGAAATCTGGTCTGGGGTTTTAATAACATCTGCTTGGTGGAAGGACTGACTACACATAAAGACGGATGAACAATGTTTTCTGCGCAAGGCTGGAAAGATGATTGTAAATGTGGGAGTTTTTAAGGGTTGATTCACTTCCGTTTAGTTTTTGTGATATGACAAGAGAACCTTAACGATAATATCTCATACTGAGCTTCTGTTGAATGCAAAGCTTTTCCAAATATTTAAATCTCCAAAGTGTATGGACTGTACAAACTACAGTAAACACATTGTGACAACAACGTGCCACAGTCATTTTCTGGATTCATTTCATGATCATTTCTTCATAAACTCAGCTGCTTATACTCCAACCTCAATACTAACGTCCTTGTCTAAAACCACACTGAAGGATTCTGTATATTACCGCAAGACCAGACATTTTCAGTTCAATAAACCCTGACTAAAAATAGGATCTCAGGTTTTTCATCTCAggattaaatgtaaaaattgctcacaaaacaaactgtggttTCAGAGCGGGAATCCCCCTGAACAGGCGCGGTATGTGTAAGCATCCCAGGCTGAGAAAGTAAAACAGAGGACATAGTGTGGGCCACCAGATGGCAAGCTGTTGTGCTTCAGACTGCCAGAAGTACGAAAAAGCATTCAGCTGTTAGTCAG
This sequence is a window from Mugil cephalus isolate CIBA_MC_2020 chromosome 9, CIBA_Mcephalus_1.1, whole genome shotgun sequence. Protein-coding genes within it:
- the LOC125013650 gene encoding toll/interleukin-1 receptor domain-containing adapter protein gives rise to the protein MHVGSRENSSNGALAMYLLVDFLKGANDVNNMHGLLQKLKSRVSLSTQHEQEARVTKNSGTSAVSAAPSSSSSSSSSQRTTCPTKEQLPVVLSSASRWKRKYDVFVCHSSAHSDVEEATRLVSFLETSPRNLRCYLWQRDNCPGGAISTEFCQAMQNSHLRALLITPSFVQDDWCNYMMHQALAEGPMSNRMIPLIQNLSHSQYPQELKFYYYIDLSKNPEGYTFVNKTVLKYLEDLIKKEKILDCNVDRSGGGLDGEGMPQGDKITPESAGTSIPLDMKQERDKSLGDAC